The Algoriphagus sanaruensis genome window below encodes:
- a CDS encoding methionine aminotransferase translates to MQPVSKLPHIGTTIFTIMSKMATDEGAINLSQGFPGFGADPVLLELVANYTKNGFNQYSPMSGIPGLRAVLAEKTKITQGYLPNSEDEVTIVSGATEAIFCAVTAIIEEGDEVIVLEPAYDSYEPAITLNKGIPIYVPLNPFDFSVDWDKVKDAIGPKTKAIMTNSPHNPSGYVWTKEDVDTLAELVQETRIYIISDEVYEHITFDNRPHFSLGAHQDLRDRTFVCGSFGKTFHVTGWKIGYCIAPKPLTLEFRRIHQYVTFSTVTPIQFALAEYLEVPDRYLSIPAFYERKRNVFAEGLKQTELEFVPSQGSFFQVARYGHLSKISDRLLAERMTKELKVACIPVSVFYSTKKDDHLIRFCFAKEESELQEALERLKNLQNLWL, encoded by the coding sequence ATGCAACCTGTATCAAAACTTCCTCATATTGGAACTACCATTTTTACCATCATGTCCAAAATGGCTACGGATGAGGGAGCTATCAACCTTTCCCAAGGATTTCCTGGCTTTGGTGCAGACCCAGTTTTATTGGAATTAGTTGCCAACTATACTAAGAATGGGTTTAATCAATATTCACCCATGTCTGGAATCCCAGGATTGCGGGCGGTATTGGCAGAGAAAACTAAAATTACGCAAGGCTATCTCCCTAATTCTGAAGACGAGGTGACAATTGTTTCAGGAGCAACAGAAGCTATTTTTTGTGCTGTTACTGCTATCATTGAAGAGGGAGATGAGGTGATTGTGCTTGAACCAGCCTATGACAGTTACGAACCTGCTATTACCTTAAATAAGGGAATTCCAATTTACGTACCCTTAAATCCCTTTGATTTTTCTGTGGATTGGGACAAAGTCAAAGACGCTATTGGTCCAAAAACTAAAGCAATTATGACTAATTCCCCACATAATCCTAGTGGCTATGTTTGGACCAAAGAAGATGTTGATACGCTTGCTGAACTAGTTCAAGAGACCCGAATTTATATCATCTCAGACGAAGTTTATGAACACATCACCTTTGATAATCGTCCACATTTTTCGCTCGGTGCTCACCAAGATCTTCGGGATCGAACATTTGTCTGTGGTTCTTTTGGAAAAACCTTTCATGTAACGGGTTGGAAAATTGGGTATTGTATTGCTCCCAAACCGCTGACTCTAGAGTTTAGACGAATTCACCAATACGTCACCTTTAGTACTGTGACACCCATTCAATTTGCATTGGCTGAATATTTGGAAGTTCCTGATCGCTATCTCTCTATTCCAGCTTTTTATGAACGAAAAAGAAATGTCTTTGCTGAAGGTCTAAAGCAAACCGAGCTGGAATTTGTCCCAAGTCAAGGCAGCTTCTTTCAGGTAGCAAGGTATGGTCACCTTTCCAAGATTTCAGATCGGCTATTGGCTGAACGGATGACCAAAGAATTAAAAGTGGCCTGCATTCCCGTATCTGTGTTTTATTCAACCAAAAAAGATGATCATCTCATTCGCTTCTGCTTTGCAAAAGAGGAATCTGAATTACAAGAAGCTTTAGAACGATTAAAAAACCTTCAAAATTTATGGTTATGA
- a CDS encoding DUF1684 domain-containing protein — MKWNSRLICLFLLILGFHTSAQSQETTWSNWKKERVEELTKEDGWLNLIGLLWLDPSKPYFNQITSDSLALSESMNETTIGKFVIQEDSVWFDFNEKTDRSNSALVYPLEYGKGGGAYYSHWKWTVIERGGKNGVRLRDLEHPALKNFQELPYYDYDSRFQVQAFFEPKFNQTVLIPNVLGQLIEWKVMGYLSFELEGIKQSLMVLDELGKFFVIFSDETNGHETYPTGRYLYVDYPNASGWTTIDFNYAYNPPCAFSSFATCPIPPKENRMNLEILAGEKSPEGH; from the coding sequence ATGAAATGGAATAGCAGATTGATCTGCCTTTTTCTTTTAATCCTTGGATTTCACACTTCTGCACAAAGTCAAGAGACTACTTGGTCTAATTGGAAAAAAGAACGTGTCGAAGAACTTACCAAAGAGGATGGCTGGCTTAATTTAATCGGATTACTCTGGCTAGACCCATCCAAACCCTATTTCAATCAGATTACCAGTGATAGTTTGGCGCTCTCCGAATCCATGAATGAAACCACTATTGGAAAGTTTGTAATACAAGAAGACTCAGTTTGGTTTGATTTTAACGAGAAAACAGATCGATCCAATTCAGCCTTGGTTTATCCTTTGGAATATGGAAAAGGGGGAGGAGCATATTATTCCCATTGGAAATGGACCGTAATCGAGCGGGGAGGAAAAAATGGCGTGAGGCTTAGAGATCTTGAGCATCCTGCACTAAAAAATTTTCAGGAATTGCCCTATTATGACTATGATTCAAGATTTCAAGTTCAGGCCTTTTTTGAACCCAAATTCAATCAAACAGTCCTTATTCCAAATGTCCTAGGCCAATTGATTGAATGGAAGGTAATGGGCTATCTATCATTTGAACTGGAGGGAATTAAGCAATCTCTTATGGTCCTAGATGAATTAGGGAAATTCTTCGTCATTTTCTCAGATGAAACAAATGGACATGAAACCTATCCAACAGGCAGATACCTCTATGTAGATTATCCCAATGCCTCAGGTTGGACCACAATCGATTTTAATTACGCATACAATCCTCCCTGCGCCTTTTCATCCTTTGCAACTTGTCCTATTCCTCCAAAAGAAAACCGAATGAATCTCGAAATTTTGGCTGGTGAAAAAAGCCCAGAAGGGCATTAA
- a CDS encoding YdeI/OmpD-associated family protein encodes MQNQFEFFGKLESFEFNHWQYHIPIPEAISLSLLAKNQRRILVWISNQGPNPMGLMKAKEYWYILINQKLRADLMLQEGKDIQVRLTPDESEFGHEMPEELQVLLDQEEEGNSYFRSLTMGKQRSLVYLVSKVKNPESRLKKSLAIVHHLKSSHGKLDFRQLNQVIKQFNSI; translated from the coding sequence ATGCAAAATCAATTTGAATTTTTTGGAAAATTGGAGTCGTTTGAGTTCAACCATTGGCAATATCATATTCCAATTCCTGAGGCTATATCTTTATCGCTTTTGGCAAAAAATCAGCGTAGAATTTTGGTTTGGATTTCCAATCAAGGCCCAAATCCCATGGGATTGATGAAGGCTAAAGAATATTGGTATATTTTGATCAATCAAAAATTGCGGGCAGATCTGATGCTTCAGGAAGGGAAAGATATTCAGGTCAGACTTACTCCTGATGAAAGTGAATTTGGACATGAAATGCCTGAAGAATTACAGGTTTTGTTAGATCAAGAAGAAGAAGGAAATAGCTATTTCAGGAGTTTGACCATGGGTAAACAACGCAGTTTAGTGTATCTAGTATCAAAGGTCAAAAATCCTGAATCTCGCTTAAAAAAGTCTTTGGCAATAGTTCATCATTTGAAATCAAGCCATGGAAAATTAGACTTTAGACAATTAAATCAAGTCATCAAACAGTTTAATTCCATCTAA
- a CDS encoding sugar phosphate isomerase/epimerase family protein has protein sequence MKNRREFLQKSALGIAGLVTAPSWLQGAPALIKSFNKPNSLINGVQIGCITYSFRSMPDQSAEATLQYVLDSGISSIELMGDPAENFAGMPSPSFNRMRIFQLGGKQRRSETLTEDESKELADLQAQSASYTKEVAAWRANAPMEKFEQMRKMYQDKGVSIYAFKPSAFGKNNSDLEVAYGMKAAKALGASHVTLEHPSDDEQTLRLGKLGEQYGMSVGYHGHEQETFSFWDTALAQSTKNGLNLDAGHYIAAGHTDLIALIQKQHGRILSMHTKDRQTPANGKGNLAWGTGDTPIGDILKLMQKNKYQFPATIELEYQVPQGSDAVKEVQKCLEFCQKALS, from the coding sequence ATGAAAAATAGAAGAGAATTTCTTCAAAAGTCAGCCCTTGGAATCGCAGGCTTAGTTACAGCGCCATCTTGGCTTCAAGGTGCTCCTGCCTTGATTAAGTCATTCAATAAACCCAATTCCCTGATTAATGGTGTTCAGATCGGATGTATTACTTATTCTTTCCGATCCATGCCTGATCAAAGTGCTGAAGCTACCCTTCAATATGTTCTTGATTCAGGAATTTCTTCCATCGAATTGATGGGTGATCCTGCGGAAAATTTTGCAGGAATGCCAAGCCCAAGTTTCAATCGGATGCGAATTTTCCAATTAGGTGGAAAGCAACGTAGAAGTGAAACTTTAACGGAAGATGAGTCTAAAGAATTGGCTGATCTTCAGGCACAGTCTGCTTCTTATACTAAGGAAGTTGCAGCTTGGAGGGCAAATGCTCCAATGGAAAAATTTGAGCAAATGCGCAAAATGTACCAAGACAAAGGAGTTTCAATTTATGCCTTTAAACCAAGTGCTTTTGGTAAAAATAATTCTGATCTAGAAGTTGCCTACGGAATGAAAGCTGCTAAAGCATTAGGGGCAAGTCATGTGACGTTAGAGCATCCTTCTGATGATGAACAAACCCTTCGACTTGGAAAACTCGGGGAGCAATATGGCATGTCAGTAGGCTATCATGGTCATGAGCAAGAAACCTTTTCATTTTGGGATACGGCGCTTGCTCAGAGTACCAAAAATGGACTAAACCTAGACGCTGGACATTACATTGCGGCAGGTCATACCGACTTGATCGCGCTAATTCAAAAGCAACATGGAAGAATCCTGAGCATGCATACCAAGGACCGACAAACACCTGCAAATGGAAAAGGAAACTTGGCTTGGGGTACTGGCGATACTCCGATTGGAGATATTCTTAAATTGATGCAAAAGAACAAGTATCAATTCCCTGCGACTATTGAATTGGAGTATCAAGTCCCTCAAGGTTCAGATGCTGTCAAGGAAGTACAGAAATGCCTCGAGTTTTGTCAGAAGGCGCTATCCTAA